From the genome of Oryza glaberrima chromosome 1, OglaRS2, whole genome shotgun sequence:
AGGCTAGCTACGAGTAGCTAACTTGCCGCGACTTGGGAAGCCAACTCCCgcctcgccaccacctcctccttttGTCTCCGTGCCACGGGCATGCGAACCCCCGCggcgccgtgcgcgcgcgcgtgtccGCCGCACGTCGCGACGCAACAGCAAGCGGCAGCCCACGCGGAGAGCCGCCCAGAACGCCCTGTgctgccgtgccgccgctcaactcttcctcctccactccacctGCGCGCCGACCAACCAACCAACTGCAGATGCATATGCAGCCTGCAGCTAGCTGTTGGTTTTGCTCCTATTTCCCCTCGTGGTCTCGCCTCGTCTCTTCCTTCCCCGGCTGCGGGCTCGCCGCGAGGTTGCCTCCGCGCCTATGCAAAAGCagccgcgtgcgcgcgcgcgcgcgcgccaatCCTTCTAGGCCAAGAAACCGCGCCCGATTTATGCCGGCCCAGGGTGGGAGGGGCAAAGAATGCCGGTGTCGTACCTGCAGCCGCGCCGCGGGACGAACGGGCGGCGTATTATGGAGCACGGCGCGGGCGAGGAGATGGTGGCGTTCTACGAGGCGTGGGTGGGGCGCGAGGAGCGGATCGTCGCGGACCTCACGGACGCGCTCctcccggcgcggcggcggcgggacgtgCTCGCCCCGCTCGTGGACGCCGCGGTGGGCCACGTGTCGGAGTACTACGAGCGCAAGGCCCGCCTCGCCGACCGCgacgtggtggcggcgctggaccCGCGCTGGCTCAACCCGCTCGAGCGCACCTTCCTCTGGGCGTGGGGCTGGAAGCCCGCGCTGGTGTTCCGCTTCGCggacggcgccgtcgccggcggctcgtcgcaccagcagcagcgccgcGCGCTGGAGCGcgtgcgcgccgccaccgcggagGCCGAGCGGGAGGTGGACCGGGAGGTGGCGGCCGTGCAGGAGTCGCTCGCCGGACCCCGCGTGCTGGCGGCGCTGCGGAGGCAGCACCCGCGGAAcggcgaggccgacgaggcCGTCGCCGCGGTCGGGCGCTCGCTCCGCGTGCTgctcgccgcggccgacgcGCTCCGCGAGCGCACGGTGCGGGACGTCGTCGGGACGCTCGCGCCAGACCAGGCCGGCGCGTTCCTCGCGGCCTTGCTGAGGTTCCACCTCGGCGTGCACCGCGCCGGCCGCAACTGGGGCTCCGGCAACGGCGGCCGAATGGGCCTCTAGTTGTCAGTTCCGTCACTGTGTCAGTGTGAGCTCAGTAACGGTAATaaccgtcgccggcgtcgcgtcGGTGTCGTGCACTTTTTGGCGTGGACCAAATTATAGTCGTCGCACAGTCTCGTGTTTTGTCTCAATTGACTCCAAACGTCCGAGGGGCGGACCGAGCTAGAACCAAAACCCGGTGGGATCAGCTCCTCTTATCTTAAGACATTTGAATTTTCATGAAATTTGATGATTCAAATATCAGTAGCAATAGTACCTCATAATGCATGCCTAAATGTCTTTTGTCTGTCTTTTCAAGGGGCagacatgaatacatgatgaCATGAACCTATGTCATGTTTCTTCGAAGCCCCTGTTCAAATTGATTCACTCTACTTTATGAATAGAACTTTCAAAATCTAGCTGATCgtcaccaccagcagcaggtCACAATCATGATTCGCTCAAGGCTCTGATCCATTTCACTCAGGATCCTGTGCAAAGTGGCTTCATTCGGTGTTGCGGTAGATTATGGCTGTGTTAAGTTTAcacaaaaattgaaagtttggttgaaattagattgatgtgatggaaaagttaaaagtttatgtataggaaaattttgatgtgatgcaaaagttaaaagtttaaagaaaaactttgaaactaaacacggccagaTACGGTAATATTTGTTGAAATATATGATTTGCTCGGATTTTTTTCACCGGTGTAAACTTTTGGATTGATCTGATCAATACGTGTAACTCAATAAAGTTTGTTTTGTTTAGTGTCACAGTGGACCTCGTTCAGTGTGACAGTAGATTATGATACAGTAACGCGTCATAGTTTAACTACTACGATTATGATACAGTAACGAGTATCTCCGTATcggaatataaaaagttttagaattacacacggttattaagaaatagtaaaataaaatggaaggagattgtgattggttgagaagtatAGATAGATAAGGAAATCAAATAGTagagggttgtgattgattAAGAAGAGTATTgatgaagaagttgttatattttaggacaaattctatgtgctagaagttgttatatttttagatagaTGGAGTATTAGGCTTGCAGCTTTGGAAACAAATATTGCCCGCTAGCCATAGCTACGTTTTCCTTATGTGGAGTAACTATGTTTCCCTTCTATTCTACTCTGCACGAACTTCAACTCTAATGTATTTCCTTTTTGTCAACTCTGTTTGGCTCAAAATACAGCAATTTTTAGGATTTAGATTTGTATCAAAGTATAACTACTTCTCTACCTACCTACCCATCTTAACTAATCACGAAATGGACCGCGCGGGCGTGTCCCGCACGACCAGTCGCCCATTAGCCATCCCCGTTGAAGGGTGTTGGATGCCCAATTTTGGAATTGAGGGGTTTATTTTAGACAAACACAAGAGTTGAGAGATGTTTAAATTGGACTTAACCATTTAAAAAATGGCATCATTTAAAAAATGGCATAAGTAGTTGTATGTGAGAATGAAGGGAGGAGTATGCATGATAACCTCTTGTGAAAATAGAAGTTGAGGTAGGAAGTGCAAAGAGATACCTCATACCTCCGAAATAGTGAACCACATTAGAAAAAGATGGGAG
Proteins encoded in this window:
- the LOC127760819 gene encoding protein DOG1-like 4, whose product is MPVSYLQPRRGTNGRRIMEHGAGEEMVAFYEAWVGREERIVADLTDALLPARRRRDVLAPLVDAAVGHVSEYYERKARLADRDVVAALDPRWLNPLERTFLWAWGWKPALVFRFADGAVAGGSSHQQQRRALERVRAATAEAEREVDREVAAVQESLAGPRVLAALRRQHPRNGEADEAVAAVGRSLRVLLAAADALRERTVRDVVGTLAPDQAGAFLAALLRFHLGVHRAGRNWGSGNGGRMGL